A DNA window from Bradyrhizobium barranii subsp. barranii contains the following coding sequences:
- a CDS encoding class I SAM-dependent methyltransferase — translation MTATTISDPQSFIRANTRLRSVPLVPEIAVFLADESLPLWQQTENELNEAGLPPPFWAFAWAGGQALARYLLDHPDTVRGRRVLDIASGSGLVGIAAMKAGAVGVTVSDIDAFAIAAAELNAEVNQVHLTSCGKDVLDTQPNERWQTILAGDIFYERDTAARAFAFLADHARAGATILIGDPGRTFLPKAKLVRLADYRVPVTRDLEDAEIKHTAVWTISPDSL, via the coding sequence TTGACAGCCACGACCATTTCCGACCCCCAATCCTTCATCCGAGCCAACACCCGGCTGCGGTCGGTGCCGCTGGTGCCGGAAATCGCGGTCTTCCTCGCCGATGAATCCTTGCCGCTCTGGCAGCAGACCGAGAACGAGCTCAACGAGGCCGGCCTTCCCCCGCCCTTCTGGGCCTTTGCCTGGGCGGGCGGTCAAGCGCTGGCGCGCTACCTGCTCGATCATCCCGATACCGTGCGGGGTCGGCGCGTGCTCGACATCGCTTCTGGCTCCGGACTGGTCGGCATCGCGGCGATGAAGGCGGGCGCGGTCGGGGTGACCGTGTCCGACATCGACGCCTTCGCGATCGCGGCGGCCGAACTCAATGCGGAGGTCAACCAGGTCCACCTCACGTCGTGCGGCAAGGACGTGCTGGACACCCAACCAAATGAACGATGGCAGACCATCCTCGCGGGCGACATTTTCTATGAGCGGGACACCGCCGCGCGTGCCTTCGCATTTCTGGCCGACCATGCGCGCGCCGGCGCGACCATCTTGATCGGCGACCCCGGCCGTACTTTCCTTCCGAAGGCAAAACTCGTTCGACTCGCCGACTATCGCGTACCGGTGACCCGCGACCTAGAAGACGCCGAGATCAAGCATACGGCGGTTTGGACCATCTCGCCGGATTCTCTGTAA
- a CDS encoding DUF6538 domain-containing protein translates to MPTPFRPTKASGNEQNVYWIRKKVPKKYRALVGKTEVWRSLKTTDRRTANARIAVASVELEREWELLALEAKRGPKAPQVGLAHQDLFAIQRETHVRIRDAHIAEPGTGFGALRWLALTENDDDPGAEEALDHWAREVLTRELGGSPAEAQVEKLKPLLAEARKGAYGDVFRASKGDYKESAKLGELPKTRTKPKVDIMEAFELYCSQPRIKGGLDGPTAKRWRPVIERFIEWIKHRDLARVTPQDAVRWRDYMISQGIAPKAVRDVWLAAPRSVATHMLNALRLEINPFAGIKVEGVKAWKEDDERGFDPDQALTILSATVATPSHLTSAEMRAARRWVPWICAYTGARVNEITSLLPSDVQQILGHWCFVLRPEITKGKRLRRVPVHKHLLDQKFMVYVEARRKLDKPLFYDPDRARGGKGANPQWQKVAERLGDWVRDTLKITGVQPNHGWRHLWREIVRGTKMKPELCDYMCGHESKSGTGARYGKRKVPVLAKELALFPRFKVPALKQPQAALKRTRRSPQQIAADKAERAARRTAA, encoded by the coding sequence ATGCCGACCCCTTTCCGGCCCACGAAGGCCAGCGGCAACGAGCAGAACGTCTACTGGATCCGGAAGAAGGTCCCGAAAAAGTACCGCGCCCTGGTCGGCAAGACCGAGGTCTGGCGGTCCCTGAAGACCACAGACCGACGGACCGCCAACGCCAGGATCGCGGTCGCCTCCGTCGAGCTGGAGCGCGAATGGGAACTTCTGGCGCTGGAGGCGAAGCGAGGACCGAAGGCCCCCCAAGTGGGTTTGGCGCATCAGGACCTGTTCGCGATCCAGCGCGAGACGCACGTCCGGATCCGCGACGCCCACATCGCCGAGCCCGGCACGGGATTCGGCGCCCTGAGGTGGCTCGCCCTCACGGAAAACGACGACGATCCGGGAGCCGAAGAGGCTCTCGATCACTGGGCGCGCGAGGTCCTGACCCGTGAACTTGGAGGGTCGCCGGCCGAGGCTCAGGTCGAAAAGCTGAAGCCCCTTCTCGCCGAAGCGAGGAAGGGTGCCTACGGCGACGTCTTCCGCGCCTCGAAGGGCGACTACAAGGAGAGCGCAAAACTCGGCGAACTGCCCAAGACGAGGACGAAGCCCAAGGTCGACATCATGGAGGCCTTCGAGCTCTACTGCAGCCAGCCACGTATCAAGGGCGGCCTCGACGGGCCGACGGCCAAGCGCTGGCGGCCGGTCATCGAGCGTTTCATCGAATGGATCAAGCACCGGGACCTCGCGCGGGTGACGCCGCAGGACGCGGTGCGCTGGCGCGACTACATGATCTCCCAGGGTATCGCTCCGAAGGCCGTACGCGACGTCTGGCTGGCGGCGCCACGGTCGGTAGCCACCCACATGCTCAATGCGCTGCGGCTCGAGATCAATCCGTTTGCGGGGATCAAGGTCGAGGGCGTCAAGGCCTGGAAGGAGGACGACGAGCGGGGCTTCGATCCGGACCAGGCGCTCACGATCCTGTCGGCGACGGTCGCGACGCCGTCGCACCTGACCTCCGCCGAGATGAGGGCGGCCAGGCGCTGGGTGCCTTGGATCTGCGCCTACACCGGTGCCCGCGTCAACGAAATCACCTCGCTTTTGCCGTCCGACGTCCAGCAGATTCTCGGTCATTGGTGCTTCGTGCTGAGACCCGAGATTACGAAAGGAAAGCGGCTGCGCCGCGTGCCGGTCCACAAGCATCTGCTCGACCAGAAGTTCATGGTCTACGTCGAAGCACGCCGCAAGCTCGACAAGCCGCTGTTCTACGATCCCGACCGCGCCCGCGGAGGAAAGGGAGCCAATCCCCAATGGCAGAAGGTGGCCGAGCGGTTGGGCGATTGGGTGCGCGATACGCTCAAGATCACGGGCGTACAGCCCAATCACGGCTGGCGCCACCTCTGGCGCGAAATCGTGCGCGGGACGAAGATGAAGCCGGAGTTGTGCGACTACATGTGCGGCCACGAAAGCAAGAGCGGGACGGGGGCGCGGTACGGCAAACGAAAGGTGCCTGTGCTTGCGAAGGAGCTGGCACTATTCCCCAGGTTCAAGGTCCCTGCCTTGAAGCAGCCGCAGGCGGCTCTCAAGCGGACGAGGCGCTCACCGCAGCAGATCGCCGCGGACAAAGCCGAAAGGGCGGCTCGGCGCACGGCCGCCTGA
- a CDS encoding LysR family transcriptional regulator, with protein MTAKIDLLTLQLFVAIVEEQSIAKAAEKKNIAASAVSRRVSDIEDLFQVELLHRHSKGIEPTPAGFALLEHARIILGNLSKLESELTGYRQGKRGLIRICANKSAILEALADELSLFLERHPLVHIDIEEDLSPAIVRAVVENRADIGIYGGNIDGQDLELLSYRSDSLVALVTRDHPLACRGSVRFRELVDFDFVSLEKGSSIETLCVRAAAALGQHLKVRIRVSSFDALFRVVDARMGVGIVPLEIVRDRYGVDSLVTVPLDESWARRDLVIGVRDYKSLPSVTKLLVEHLRTHDDARLTTGGVSDRLTVVRGRS; from the coding sequence ATGACGGCCAAAATCGATCTCCTCACGTTGCAGCTCTTCGTGGCGATCGTCGAGGAGCAGAGTATCGCGAAGGCGGCGGAGAAGAAGAACATCGCGGCGTCCGCGGTCAGCCGCCGCGTCTCGGATATCGAGGACCTGTTCCAGGTCGAGCTGCTGCATCGCCATTCGAAAGGGATCGAGCCGACACCTGCCGGGTTCGCCCTGCTCGAGCATGCCCGCATCATCCTCGGCAACCTCAGCAAGCTCGAGAGCGAGCTGACCGGATACCGGCAGGGCAAGCGCGGGCTGATCCGGATCTGTGCCAACAAATCCGCGATCCTCGAAGCCCTGGCGGACGAGCTCAGCCTGTTCCTGGAGCGGCATCCGCTGGTCCACATCGACATCGAGGAGGATCTCAGCCCCGCGATCGTGCGCGCGGTGGTGGAGAACCGGGCCGACATCGGCATTTATGGCGGCAACATCGACGGACAGGATCTGGAGTTGCTGTCCTATCGCAGCGACAGCCTGGTCGCGCTGGTCACGCGCGACCACCCGCTGGCGTGCCGCGGCAGCGTTCGCTTCCGCGAGCTGGTTGATTTCGACTTCGTCAGCCTGGAGAAGGGCAGCTCGATCGAGACGCTGTGCGTCAGGGCCGCCGCGGCACTCGGGCAGCACCTCAAGGTGCGAATCCGCGTCAGCAGTTTCGATGCGCTGTTCCGCGTCGTCGATGCGCGGATGGGGGTCGGCATCGTGCCGCTGGAGATCGTTCGCGACCGCTACGGCGTCGACAGCCTCGTCACCGTCCCGCTCGACGAGTCCTGGGCGCGCCGCGACCTGGTCATCGGCGTGCGCGATTACAAGTCGTTGCCCTCGGTCACGAAGCTGCTGGTGGAGCATTTGCGGACCCATGATGATGCGCGTCTCACCACAGGCGGTGTCTCCGACCGGCTGACGGTCGTGCGCGGCCGAAGCTAG